In Erigeron canadensis isolate Cc75 chromosome 1, C_canadensis_v1, whole genome shotgun sequence, a single window of DNA contains:
- the LOC122610591 gene encoding protein MAK16 homolog produces MQNDEVIWQVLRHKHCSYMAKITAGIFCRNPYNLTGVCNRSSCPLANSRYATIRDHDGVFYLYMKTIERAHMPNKLWERIKLPRNYEQALEIIDKNLMYWPKFLVHKAKQRLTKMTQMRIRMRKLALKTREKIMTTPRKEKKRELRREEKAERAAVLEKNIEKELVERVKAGVYNGIYNVHIDEYEKFLDKYPVIEENVENEVEVEYVEGGSDLEDEDDMEDFDGLPTGETASDDDDAIDDDGDDSDEADEVAVNRKRGRTDSKYAQKKQERDAKKNKGRVLVEVEHEDTDRRQKATL; encoded by the exons AATTACTGCTGGGATTTTTTGTCGGAACCCTTACAATTTGACTGGAGTTTGTAACCGGAGCTCTTGTCCTCTTGCCAATAGTCGTTACGCTACTATCCGTGATCATGATG GGGTATTCTatttgtatatgaaaactataGAGAGAGCTCATATGCCAAACAAGTTGTGGGAAAGAATTAAGTTGCCTCGCAACTATGAACAGGCACTTGAAATTATTGACAAAAATCTG ATGTACTGGCCCAAGTTTCTTGTGCACAAGGCAAAACAAAGGTTGACTAAAATGACACAGATGCGGATACGCATGAGGAAGCTTGCTCTTAAAACAAG GGAGAAGATAATGACAACTcctagaaaagaaaagaagagagaatTAAGAAGAGAGGAAAAGGCAGAAAGGGCAGCAGTTTTGGAAAAG AATATTGAGAAGGAATTGGTTGAGCGTGTTAAGGCAGGAGTGTATAACGGCATTTATAATGTTCACATAGACGAGTACGAAAAGTTTCTTGATAAATATCCGGTAATAGAAGAAAATGTGGAGAATGAG GTGGAAGTTGAATACGTTGAAGGGGGTTCTGATCtggaagatgaagatgatatgGAGGATTTTGATGGTCTTCCAACGGGAGAAACTGCTTCAGATGATGATG ATGCAATTGATGACGATGGAGACGACAGCGATGAAGCAGATGAAGTGGCGGTGAATAGAAAGAGGGGGAGGACAGATTCCAAATATGCTCAGAAGAAGCAGGAGAGGGATGCTAAAAAGAATAAAGGAAGAGTGCTTGTGGAG GTTGAGCATGAAGACACAGATAGAAGGCAGAAGGCAACTCTATGA
- the LOC122581653 gene encoding plant intracellular Ras-group-related LRR protein 3 encodes MAEIMKVDQEFNEEVEGILKQASSETVVTVDLSGHQLKLFPEAFGKLSSLVHLNLSNNHLQVLPDSIAGLVKLEELDASSNLLESLPDSIGLLTNLKILNVSSNKLNTLPESIAFCKSLVELYASFNNLMFLPTNFGYGLVNLKILIISLNEIRFLPATISELESLIYLDAHFNKLHGLPSSIGKLMNLEVLNLSSNFSNLTELPDTITDLANLKELDLSNNQIQVLPESFGQLQNLEKLNLDQNPLVVPPMEIVMQGTKAVKDFMIKWRQSNIAAEEQRRLVEANDGNQTGWLAWGSNMVNLYLAQGKSSSSKDAYLDQLL; translated from the exons atggcggAAATTATGAAAGTTGACCAAGAATTCAACGAAGAAGTTGAAGGGatactaaagcaagcatcatcGGAAACTGTCGTGACAGTTGATCTTTCCGGCCACCAGTTAAAGCTTTTTCCAGAAGCTTTTGGGAAACTTTCATCTTTAGTTCATCTAAATCTTTCCAATAATCACTTACAG GTGCTGCCTGATTCAATTGCAGGATTAGTGAAACTCGAAGAACTTGATGCTTCATCAAATCTTTTAGAATCCTTACCAGATTCAATCGGCTTGCTGACCAACCTCAAAATCTTGAATGTGTCTAGCAACAAGCTTAACACCCTTCCTGAAAGCATCGCCTTTTGCAA GTCATTAGTGGAATTATATGCAAGCTTCAATAACCTGATGTTCTTGCCAACAAATTTCGGTTATGGACTAGTAAACCTTAAAATACTCATAATAAGCCTTAACGAAATCCGGTTTTTACCAGCCACTATCAGTGAACTCGAGTCTTTAATATACCTAGATGCTCATTTCAATAAACTTCATGGCCTTCCATCTTCAATAGGAAAGCTGAtgaatcttgaggtattgaaCTTGAGTAGTAATTTCAGTAACTTGACAGAGCTACCCGACACGATTACTGACCTTGCAAACCTCAAAGAGCTAGATCTTAGTAACAACCAAATCCAGGTTCTTCCTGAATCTTTTGGTCAGcttcaaaatcttgaaaaactaAACTTGGATCAGAACCCACTCGTAGTTCCACCTATGGAGATCGTAATGCAAGGAACCAAGGCTGTAAAGGACTTCATGATCAAGTGGCGACAATCCAATATAGCTGCTGAGGAACAGAGGCGTCTGGTTGAAGCAAATGATGGGAATCAGACGGGATGGTTGGCTTGGGGAAGCAATATGGTCAATTTGTATCTGGCCCAAGGTAAATCTTCTAGTTCTAAAGATGCCTACTTGGATCAACTGCTGTAA